The Croceicoccus marinus genome contains a region encoding:
- the secY gene encoding preprotein translocase subunit SecY: MASRADNIASSLSLSNFSKATELKQRIWFTLGALVVFRFLSFVPLPGVNPLILQDLYEQTRGGVLDLFNTFSGGSLERMSLIALGVMPYITASIVVQLGAALHPALAALKKEGESGRKKLNQYTRYGTVGLTAVQGYFLAVGLETYAASSGLNAVVDPGLLFRIGAVISLVGGTMFLLWLGEQITSRGIGNGVSLIIMAGIVAQFPTVGAQLMEGGRSGSIPSYLIVMLFVVIIGLILFISFMERAQRRLLIQYPKRAQQRGGMQADRSHLPLKLNTSGVIPPIFASSLLLLPLTITQFAGNSVTPDSTMGGILVTLNQYLQHGQPLYMLLYAVGIIFFCFFYTAVVFNPEETAENLKRGGGFIPGIRPGRNTANYLDYVLTRITVIGAAYLTLVCVLPEYVIAQTGLPFFLGGTSLLIVVNVTVDTIAQIQSHLLAHQYGDLIKKAKFKGRLR, encoded by the coding sequence ATGGCATCACGCGCCGACAATATTGCGAGCTCTCTCAGCCTCTCCAATTTCTCGAAGGCGACCGAACTCAAGCAACGCATCTGGTTCACGCTGGGTGCCCTGGTCGTCTTTCGCTTTCTAAGCTTCGTTCCACTGCCGGGCGTCAATCCGCTGATCCTGCAGGACCTGTACGAGCAGACCCGCGGCGGCGTGCTGGATCTCTTCAACACCTTCTCGGGCGGCAGCCTTGAGCGCATGAGCCTCATCGCGCTTGGCGTCATGCCGTATATCACGGCGTCGATCGTGGTTCAGCTTGGCGCCGCGCTTCACCCCGCGCTGGCCGCGCTGAAGAAAGAGGGTGAGAGCGGGCGCAAGAAGCTTAATCAATACACGCGCTATGGAACCGTCGGTCTGACCGCGGTGCAGGGCTATTTCCTGGCGGTGGGTCTCGAAACCTATGCGGCGTCCAGCGGGCTGAACGCGGTCGTCGATCCTGGCCTGCTGTTCCGCATCGGTGCGGTCATCTCGCTGGTCGGCGGTACCATGTTCCTGCTGTGGCTTGGTGAGCAGATCACGTCGCGCGGCATCGGCAATGGCGTCTCGCTTATCATCATGGCGGGTATCGTTGCTCAGTTCCCGACCGTCGGCGCGCAGCTGATGGAGGGTGGGCGCTCTGGCTCGATTCCTTCTTATCTGATCGTCATGCTATTCGTGGTGATCATCGGGTTGATCCTCTTTATCTCGTTCATGGAACGGGCGCAGCGCCGCCTGCTGATCCAGTACCCCAAGCGCGCACAGCAGCGCGGCGGCATGCAGGCGGATCGCTCTCACCTGCCTCTCAAGCTGAACACGTCGGGCGTGATCCCGCCGATTTTCGCCAGCTCGCTGTTGCTGCTGCCTCTGACGATCACGCAATTTGCCGGTAATTCTGTGACGCCGGACAGCACGATGGGCGGCATTCTGGTGACGCTGAACCAGTATCTCCAGCACGGTCAGCCGCTGTACATGCTGCTTTACGCTGTCGGCATCATCTTCTTCTGCTTCTTCTACACTGCGGTCGTCTTCAATCCTGAAGAGACAGCCGAGAACCTGAAGCGGGGCGGGGGGTTCATTCCGGGCATCCGGCCGGGGCGCAATACGGCGAACTATCTCGATTACGTACTGACCCGTATCACCGTGATCGGCGCTGCCTATCTGACCTTGGTCTGCGTGCTGCCCGAATATGTCATCGCCCAGACCGGGCTGCCGTTCTTTCTTGGTGGCACCAGCCTGCTCATCGTGGTGAACGTCACGGTCGACACGATCGCGCAGATCCAGAGCCATCTGCTTGCACATCAATACGGCGATCTTATCAAGAAGGCCAAGTTCAAGGGTCGGTTGCGCTGA